A DNA window from Bos indicus isolate NIAB-ARS_2022 breed Sahiwal x Tharparkar chromosome 9, NIAB-ARS_B.indTharparkar_mat_pri_1.0, whole genome shotgun sequence contains the following coding sequences:
- the ZNF292 gene encoding zinc finger protein 292 isoform X4, whose amino-acid sequence MICNLESEGDEKSALVLCTAFLSRQLQQGDMYCAWELTLFWSKLQQRVEPSIQVYLERCRQLSLLTKTVYHIFFLIKVINSETEGAGLATCIELCVKALRLESTENTEVKISICKTISCLLPDDLEVKRACQLSEFLIEPTVDAYYAVEMLYNQPDQKYDEENLPIPNSLRCELLLVLKTQWPFDPEFWDWKTLKRQCLALMGEEASIVSSIDELNDSEVYEKVADYQEDSKDTSVNGGIGANSGLRDICDEKQKKREIKQLRERGFISARFRNWQAYMQYCVLCDKEFLGHRIVRHAQKHYKDGIYSCPICAKNFNSKETFVPHVTLHVKQSSKERLAAMKPLRRLGRPPKITATNENQKTNAVAKQEQRPIKKNSLYSTDFIVFNDNDGSDDETDDKDKSYEPEVIPVQKPVPVNEFNCPVTFCKKGFKYFKNLIAHVKGHKDNEDAKRFLEMQSKKVICQYCRRHFVSVTHLNDHLQMHCGSKPYICIQMKCKAGFNSYAELLTHRKEHQVFRAKCMFPKCGRIFSEAYLLYDHEAQHYNTYTCKFTGCGKVYRSQSELEKHLEDHNTPEKVLPPEDQLNSARDSVQPSRVNQSAEGNAEKERSMLPSENSVENTIPADRSGAWDKSKAESPVTKQDQISASELGQADGPLPNGLGNTAPTPLLQASEVAVSIKVSLNQGIEENFGKQENSTVENTGESLVTNLHIPVENACNDLCHTDFQERKEQECFNETQITQNSLVASEALKIDGMTTQNLERQVSNLMTFSVQNQAGFQNSLPTPKFECGGNVKTSSSLYNLPLKTLESITFVPPQPNLSNSLGTPSVPPKAPVQKFSCQVEGCTRTYNSSQSIGKHMKTAHPDQYAAFKMQRKSKRGQKANNLNTPNNGKFVYFLPSQVSSSNNAFFTPQTKASGTPACSAQLQHVSSSIFPAHLASVSAPLLPSVESVMNPSIPSQDKNEQGGGLLCSQMETLSSTTLPAQMEDLTKTVLPLNIDSGSDPFLPLPAESSSVSLFPSPADSGTNSVFSQLENNTSHFSSQIEGNTNSSFLKGGNGENAVFPSQVSVANDFSGAGAQQPGPEKVKKDRGRGPNGKERKPKHNKRAKWPAIIRDGKFICSRCYRAFTNPRSLGGHLSKRSYCKPLDGAEIAQELLQNNGQPSLLASMILSTNAVNLQQPQQSAFSAEACFKDPSFLQLLAAENRSSTFLPNTFPRTAVTSFNSSVSQEGSEIIKQALETAGIPSTFEGADVLSHVPTGCVSDTAQVNTTVMPNPPVPTLLQTVCHPSPLLTDQNGTPNPKTSSIEECRSLPVFPTNDLLLKTVENGLCSSSFPNSSGPSQNFTGSSSRVSVISGPQNTRSSHLNKKGNSASKRRKKVTPPLIAPNTPQNLVTSDLTAMGLIAKSIEIPTTNLHSTVIPNCEPQGLVENLTQKLNNVDNQLFMTDVKENFKTSLESHTVLAPLTLKTENGDSQMMALNSCTPSINSDMQISEDNVIQNFEKTLEIIKSAMNSQILEVKNGSQGIGETSQNAQINYNIQLPSVNTVQNNKLSESSQFSSFIGIMPTKSNIPQSEVLHKEDQIQEILEGLQKLKLENDLSTPAPQCVLINTSVTLTPTPVKSIPNVTVQPISEIISNIQFNDRVNKPFVCQNQGCNYSAMTKDALFKHYGKIHQYTPEMILEIKKNQLKFAPFKCVVPTCTKTFTRNSNLRAHCQLVHHFTTEEMVKLKIKRPYGRKSQSENSSAPRITQVKRQLALTEENKREFQPALELGAMKENTLSNIAVIPEKQLLEKKSPEKTESSSQVIAITSEQCNTNPLTNVQTKGRKVRRHKKEKEERKRKKPVSQSPEFPTRYSPYRPYRCVHQGCFAAFTIQQNLILHYQAVHKSDLPAFSAEVEEESEAGKESEEIETKQTVKEFRCQVSDCSRIFQAITGLIQHYMKLHEMSPEEIESMTASVDVGKFPCDQSECKSSFTTYLNYVVHLEADHGIGARGSKTEEDGIYKCDCEGCDRIYATRSNLLRHIFNKHNDKHKAHLIRPRRLTPGQENISSKANQEKTKSKHRGTKYRSGREGIKMPKTKRKKKNNLENKTAKIVQIEENKPYSLKRGKHVYSIKARNDALSECTSRFVTQYPCMIKGCTSVVTSESNIIRHYKCHKLSKAFTSQHRNLLIVFKRCCSSQLKEASEQEVEKSGVKDSDTSVSESNDNARTAVVPQKEVVKNEKDEVDELTELFITKLINEDNTSVETQPQTSSNVSNDFKENNPCQSEKPKASNLKRVNKEKNVSQNKKRKVEKAEPAPAVELSSIHKEEETAVAIQTTEEHPASFDWSSFKPMGFEVSFLKFLEESAVKQKKNTDKDHPNSGSKKGSHSNSRKNVDKTAVTSGNHTCSCKESETFVQFANPTQLQCSDSVKIVLDKTLKDCTELVLKQLQEMKPTVSLKKLEVRSNDPDVSVMKDISMGKATGRGQY is encoded by the exons ATGATCTGTAACTTAGAATCTGAGGGTGATGAAAAAAGTGCTCTTGTCTTATGTACTGCATTTTTATCACGTCAGCTTCAACAGGGAGATATGTACTGTGCTTG ggaaCTCACTCTCTTTTGGAGTAAATTACAGCAGAGAGTAGAACCTTCTATTCAAGTGTACCTAGAAAGGTGTCGTCAACTTTCTTTGTTAACCAAGAcagtatatcacattttcttcctGATTAAAGTTATTAATTCAGAG ACCGAAGGAGCTGGACTTGCCACTTGTATAGAGCTGTGTGTAAAAGCTCTCCGCCTGGAATCTACAGAAAACACTGAAGTGAAAATATCTATCTGCAAGACCATTTCATGCTTGTTGCCTGATGATCTGGAAGTTAAACGTGCTTGTCAACTGAGTGAATTTCTTATTGAGCCTACAGTAGATGCATATTATGCTGTGGAAATGTTGTATAACCAGCCAGACCAGAAATATGATGAAGAGAATCTTCCAATACCAAATTCTCTACGCTGTGAGCTCTTACTTGTATTGAAAACTCAGTGGCCCTTTGATCCAGAATTCTGGGATTGGAAAACTTTAAAACGACAGTGTCTTGCATTAATGGGAGAAGAAGCATCCATTGTGTCTTCAATAGATGAATTAAATGACAGTGAGGTTTATGAGAAGGTAGCAGACTACCAGGAAGATAGTAAAGACACTTCTGTGAATGGTGGAATTGGTGCTAATTCTGGCCTTAGAGACATTTGTgatgaaaagcagaaaaagagagagataaaacaGTTAAGAGAGAGGGGATTTATATCAGCTCGGTTCAGGAATTGGCAAGCCTACATGCAGTATTGTGTGCTGTGTGACAAAGAGTTCCTTGGTCATCGAATAGTACGACATGCTCAAAAGCATTACAAAGATGGGATTTACAGTTGCCCCATATGTGCAAAGAACTTTAATTCTAAAGAAACTTTTGTCCCTCACGTCACGTTGCATGTTAAACAATCAAGTAAAGAGAGACTGGCAGCTATGAAACCATTAAGAAGGTTGGGAAGGCCTCCTAAGATCACAGCTACCAACGAGAATCAGAAGACAAATGCTGTGGCCAAGCAGGAGCAGCGGCCAATCAAGAAGAACAGTCTCTATTCCACAGACTTCATAGTGTTTAATGAcaatgatggctcagatgatgaaactgatgaCAAAGACAAATCTTACGAGCCAGAGGTGATCCCAGTCCAGAAACCAGTACCTGTTAATGAGTTCAATTGCCCTGTCACTTTTTGTAAAAAGGGctttaagtactttaaaaatttaattgctcACGTAAAGGGACATAAGGATAATGAAGATGCCAAGCGCTTTcttgaaatgcaaagcaaaaaagTTATTTGCCAGTACTGTAGGCGGCATTTTGTAAGTGTTACTCATCTCAATGATCACTTACAAATGCACTGTGGCAGTAAACCATACATCTGTATACAAATGAAGTGTAAGGCTGGTTTTAACAGCTATGCGGAGCTCTTAACCCACCGAAAGGAACATCAAGTCTTTAGAGCAAAGTGCATGTTTCCTAAATGTGGTCGAATTTTTTCAGAAGCTTATTTACTGTATGACCATGAAGCGCAGCATTATAATACCTACACGTGTAAGTTCACAGGTTGTGGTAAAGTTTACCGTTCTCAGAGTGAGCTTGAAAAGCATCTGGAAGATCACAATACGCCTGAAAAAGTGCTGCCTCCTGAAGACCAACTTAATTCAGCCAGAGATTCTGTTCAGCCTTCCAGAGTGAATCAGAGTGCAGAAGGGAATGCTGAGAAAGAAAGATCCATGCTTCCTTCAGAAAATAGTGTTGAAAACACCATCCCAGCTGATAGAAGTGGTGCTTGGGATAAAAGCAAGGCAGAATCACCTGTGACCAAGCAAGACCAGATTTCTGCTTCGGAGCTTGGGCAGGCTGATGGACCACTGCCAAATGGTTTGGGGAACACTGCTCCCACTCCTCTGCTTCAGGCCAGTGAAGTAGCCGTGTCCATTAAGGTGTCCCTCAATCAGGGGATCGAGGAGAACTTTGGAAAGCAAGAAAACTCAACTGTGGAAAACACTGGTGAATCACTGGTCACAAACTTACATATACCAGTTGAAAATGCTTGTAATGATTTGTGTCACACGGATTTccaagagagaaaggaacaggAGTGTTTTAATGAAACCCAGATTACTCAGAATTCTTTAGTGGCCTCAGAAGCCCTCAAGATAGACGGCATGACCACACAAAACTTAGAAAGACAAGTGAGCAACCTGATGACCTTTTCTGTGCAAAACCAGGCAGGGTTTCAGAACAGTTTACCAACTCCCAAGTTTGAATGTGGAGGTAATGTTAAAACGTCATCTAGTCTTTATAATTTACCTCTGAAGACGCTGGAAAGTATCACATTTGTTCCACCACAGCCCAACCTCAGTAATTCCTTAGGAACTCCATCAGTGCCTCCAAAAGCGCCAGTTCAGAAATTCAGTTGCCAGGTTGAGGGATGTACTCGAACCTACAACTCTTCACAGAGTATTGGGAAACACATGAAGACAGCACACCCCGACCAGTACGCAGCATTCAAAATGCAGCGCAAAAGCAAAAGGGGCCAGAAAGCTAACAATTTAAATACACCAAATAATggaaaatttgtttattttttgccatCACAGGTGAGCAGCTCTAATAATGCATTTTTTACACCACAGACCAAAGCCAGTGGGACTCCTGCCTGTTCTGCTCAGTTGCAGCATGTCTCATCTTCCATTTTCCCAGCTCATCTAGCAAGTGTGTCAGCTCCACTGTTGCCCTCGGTGGAAAGTGTCATGAATCCAAGTATACCTTCTCAGGATAAAAACGAACAAGGTGGTGGTCTGTTATGTTCCCAGATGGAGACTTTATCTAGCACCACCTTGCCAGCACAAATGGAAGACCTAACCAAAACGGTTTTGCCTTTGAATATCGACAGCGGCTCAGATCCTTTCCTTCCGTTACCTGCAGAAAGCAGCTCTGTGTCTCTCTTCCCTTCACCAGCAGACAGTGGGACTAACTCTGTTTTCTCCCAACTGGAAAATAATACAAGTCATTTTTCTTCACAGATCGAAGGAAATACCAATTCCTCCTTTCTAAAGGGAGGGAATGGTGAGAACGCAGTTTTTCCTTCACAAGTCAGTGTTGCAAATGACTTCAGTGGCGCTGGTGCCCAACAGCCTGGaccagaaaaagtgaaaaaagaccgCGGGCGGGgcccaaatgggaaggaaagaaaacccaAGCACAACAAAAGGGCTAAATGGCCGGCAATCATCAGAGATGGGAAATTTATCTGTAGCAGGTGTTACAGGGCTTTCACTAACCCCAGATCTCTGGGTGGACACTTGTCTAAGCGATCTTACTGTAAACCACTGGATGGAGCAGAAATTGCTCAAGAACTTCTACAGAATAATGGGCAGCCTTCTCTTCTTGCCAGCATGATTCTCTCCACAAATGCCGTGAACCTGCAGCAGCCACAACAGTCTGCATTCAGTGCAGAAGCATGTTTTAAAGATCCATCATTCCTGCAACTTCTTGCTGCCGAAAACCGCTCCTCAACATTTTTACCAAATACATTTCCTCGGACTGCTGTGACTAGCTTTAATTCAAGTGTTAGTCAAGAGGGGAGCGAAATCATCAAACAGGCTTTGGAAACTGCTGGCATTCCCAGTACATTTGAGGGTGCCGATGTGCTCTCTCACGTCCCCACAGGTTGTGTCTCCGACACAGCACAAGTAAACACAACAGTGATGCCAAATCCACCTGTGCCAACCCTGCTGCAGACAGTGTGCCACCCAAGCCCCCTGCTGACAGACCAGAATGGGACACCAAACCCCAAAACTTCCTCCATTGAGGAATGCAGAAGTTTGCCTGTTTTTCCAACAAACGACTTACTACTAAAGACTGTTGAAAATGGTTTGTGTTCTAGTTCATTCCCTAATTCTAGCGGGCCATCACAAAATTTTACTGGTAGCAGTTCTCGTGTTTCAGTTATAAGTGGTCCTCAGAACACAAGGTCTAGTCATTTAAATAAGAAGGGAAACAGTGCTtctaagagaagaaagaaagttaCTCCTCCACTAATTGCCCCTAATACTCCCCAAAACTTGGTAACGAGTGACTTAACAGCAATGGGACTTATAGCAAAGAGTATTGAGATACCAACTACTAACCTTCATTCCACTGTAATTCCCAATTGTGAACCTCAGGGTTTGGTGGAAAATctaacacaaaaattaaataatgttgaCAATCAGTTGTTTATGACTGATGtgaaagaaaacttcaaaacCAGTCTTGAGTCCCATACAGTGTTAGCTCCTTTaacattaaaaactgaaaatggtgATTCCCAAATGATGGCTTTGAATTCATGCACACCTTCAATAAATTCTGACATGCAGATCTCTGAAGACAATGTCATACAAAActttgaaaagactcttgaaattaTTAAAAGTGCTATGAATTCTCAGATACTTGAGGTAAAAAATGGATCTCAGGGTATTGGTGAAACATCACAGAATGCTCAAATAAATTATAACATTCAGCTTCCTTCAGTAAACACTGTACAAAATAACAAGTTATCTGAGTCGTCTCAGTTTTCCTCCTTCATAGGTATCATGCCAACAAAAAGTAACATTCCTCAGTCTGAAGTATTACATAAGGAGGATCAAATACAGGAGATTTTAGAAGGCTTACagaaattaaaactagaaaatgACCTGTCCACTCCAGCACCCCAGTGTGTACTGATAAATACATCAGTGACACTGACTCCCACTCCTGTGAAATCAATTCCAAATGTCACAGTTCAGCCAATTTCTGAAATTATAAGCAACATTCAGTTTAATGACAGAGTTAATAAACCCTTTGTGTGTCAAAACCAAGGCTGTAATTACAGTGCTATGACAAAAGATGCACTGTTTAAGCACTACGGTAAAATTCATCAGTACACTCCAGAGATGAttcttgaaattaaaaagaatcagTTGAAATTTGCTCCATTTAAATGTGTAGTACCTACATGTACGAAGACATTTACAAGAAATTCTAATCTTCGGGCACACTGTCAGTTGGTACATCATTTTACAACGGAAGAAAtggtcaaattaaaaataaaaagaccttaTGGAAGAAAGTCTCAGAGTGAAAATTCATCAGCCCCACGAATTACACAAGTGAAAAGACAGCTAGCTCtgacagaggaaaataaaagggaaTTCCAGCCTGCTTTAGAATTGGgagcaatgaaagaaaataccCTCAGTAATATAGCGGTgatcccagaaaaacaacttctagaaaaaaaaagtcctgaaaaaacagaaagttcTTCTCAAGTGATTGCAATTACTTCAGAACAGTGTAATACAAATCCTCTCACAAATGTGCAAACCAAAGGACGGAAAGTTaggagacataaaaaagaaaaggaggagaggaaaCGCAAGAAGCCAGTTTCTCAGTCTCCTGAGTTTCCCACAAGATACAGTCCCTACAGACCTTATCGCTGTGTTCATCAGGGTTGCTTTGCCGCTTTCACAATACAGCAGAACTTAATTCTGCATTACCAGGCTGTGCACAAATCAGATCTACCTGCATTTTCTGCAGAggttgaagaggagagtgaagctgGTAAAGAGAGTGAAGAAATTGAAACGAAGCAAACTGTGAAAGAATTTCGATGTCAGGTGAGTGACTGTTCTCGAATTTTCCAAGCAATTACTGGCCTAATACAACACTACATGAAGCTTCACGAGATGTCGCCTGAAGAAATTGAAAGTATGACCGCTTCTGTGGATGTTGGGAAATTTCCATGTGATCAGTCAGAGTGTAAATCTTCATTTACCACATATTTAAACTATGTTGTTCATCTTGAGGCAGACCATGGAATTGGGGCCAGGGGAAGTAAAACTGAAGAAGATGGCATATACAAGTGTGACTGTGAAGGCTGTGACCGAATATATGCAACCCGGTCTAATCTCCTCCGACACATTTTTAATAAGCATAATGACAAACATAAAGCTCATCTCATTCGGCCACGAAGATTAACACCTGGTCAGGAAAATATATCAAGCAAAGCAAACCAAGAAAAGACTAAGTCTAAACACCGGGGGACAAAATACAGATCTGGAAGGGAAGGAATCAAAATGCCTAAGACCAaacgaaagaaaaaaaataatttggaaaacaaGACTGCAAAGATTGTGCAGATTGAAGAAAATAAGCCTTACTCTCTGAAACGTGGAAAGCATGTATATTCTATAAAGGCTAGAAATGATGCCTTGTCTGAGTGTACGAGCAGATTTGTCACCCAGTATCCATGTATGATAAAGGGGTGTACGTCGGTTGTTACAAGTGAAAGCAATATAATCAGACATTATAAATGCCATAAATTATCTAAGGCATTTACATCACAACACCGCAATCTCCTCATTGTCTTCAAACGGTGTTGCAGCTCACAATTAAAGGAAGCTTCTGAGCAAGAGGTTGAAAAGAGTGGTGTGAAGGATTCTGACACAAGTGTATCAGAGAGCAATGATAATGCAAGAACAGCTGTAGTTCCACAGAAGGAAgttgtaaaaaatgaaaaagatgaagtGGATGAACTAACAGAATTATTTATTACCAAATTAATAAATGAAGACAACACAAGTGTGGAGACCCAGCCTCAGACCTCTTCAAATGTAAGTAatgattttaaggaaaataaccCCTGCCAGTCAGAAAAACCAAAAGCAAGTAATTTGAAGAgagttaataaagaaaaaaatgtctcccaaaataaaaagagaaaagttgaaAAAGCCGAACCAGCACCAGCAGTTGAATTAAGTAGTATACATAAGGAAGAAGAAACTGCTGTTGCAATTCAAACCACTGAGGAGCACCCTGCGTCTTTTGACTGGAGCTCATTTAAACCAATGGGATTTGAGGTATCATTTCTCAAATTCCTGGAGGAGTCTGcagtgaaacagaagaaaaataccgACAAAGATCATCCCAATAGTGGGAGTAAAAAAGGATCCCATTCAAATTCAAGAAAAAATGTCGACAAGACTGCTGTGACTAGTGGAAATCATACATGTTCTtgtaaagaaagtgaaactttTGTACAGTTTGCCAATCCAACACAGCTTCAGTGCAGTGATAGTGTAAAAATTGTTTTAGACAAGACTCTGAAAGATTGCACTGAGCTTGTCTTAAAGCAGCTTCAGGAAATGAAACCTACCGTCAGTCTGAAAAAACTTGAAGTACGTTCAAATGATCCAGATGTGTCTGTTATGAAAGACATCAGTATGGGCAAAGCCACAGGGAGAGGGCAGTACTGA